In the Malus domestica chromosome 16, GDT2T_hap1 genome, one interval contains:
- the LOC103403940 gene encoding non-specific lipid transfer protein GPI-anchored 25-like, with translation MMTTTTAPPPLMAILLALALVILRLGSAEPPPSPPPSCADELVRFSPCLPYVSSPPNNISDSPPPKCCDAFSQSMESGGALCLCYLVQDPPMLGFPLNGSRVLSLSSTCPLRDISTNASAQSLESLCSGSPELPPLRSSTISEISSPPPSGFDSVDNASSPLMSLAPEPAYNSSIPRGNRSPTPPSSAVEPARISAAMKRVYLSNSWILPAIVSFLVQIFI, from the exons ATGATGACCACCACTACTGCTCCTCCTCCTCTCATGGCCATCCTCCTAGCCTTGGCGCTCGTTATTCTCCGCTTGGGATCAGCAGAACCACCGCCGTCTCCACCACCTAGTTGCGCCGACGAGCTCGTGAGATTCTCGCCGTGCCTGCCTTACGTGTCGTCTCCGCCAAACAACATCTCCGACTCACCCCCACCCAAGTGCTGCGACGCGTTCTCGCAGTCGATGGAGTCCGGCGGCGCGCTCTGCCTCTGCTACCTGGTCCAGGATCCTCCGATGCTGGGGTTTCCGTTGAACGGGAGTCGCGTTCTGTCTCTGTCTTCCACTTGCCCTCTCAGAGACATTTCCACAAACGCAAGTGCACAATCTTTGGAGTCTCTCTGCTCAg GATCACCAGAACTCCCTCCTCTCCGCAGCTCAACAATTTCAGAGATTTCAAGTCCTCCTCCTTCAG gttttGATTCTGTGGACAATGCTTCATCTCCTCTCATGAGCTTAGCACCAGAACCAGCATACAATTCAAGCATCCCGCGGGGAAACAGATCGCCAACTCCGCCAAGCTCAGCGGTAGAACCAGCAAGGATTTCAGCTGCAATGAAGCGAGTGTACTTGAGCAACTCTTGGATTCTACCTGCCATTGTGAGCTTCCTTGTTCAGATATTCATCTGA
- the LOC103416850 gene encoding protein CDC73 homolog — MDPLSALRDFTVRGDLDKIVRVNDEFRFGSDYSFPCHAETAYRSKQGNLYTLETLLYYVNNHHIKHTDYIQCARTQGIPSVTFPDRKPLLDYLTGKISSSDSIEFLLPPQNDAVHLTKISTTLDAASNANLISSDNGHYDASDSRVFTQIETPVDYMSLICSSERPLKDREGLLECKGRNFYAVLTSATKREEERQRIESQQRKDGLVAKSRLMGSDERGMTGFGDESGYDPNPKPKLHLKGGKIGEGVPIILVPSAFQTLITIYNVKEFLEDGVYIPTDVKVKQMKGAKPDCVTVQKKFSRDRDRVVTAYEVRDKPSALKAEDWDRVVAVFVLGKEWQFKDWPFKDHVEIFNKIMGFFMRFEDDSVESAKIVKQWNVKIISISKNKRHQDRAAALEVWDRLEEFVRSRAHS, encoded by the exons ATGGACCCGCTCTCGGCCCTCCGCGACTTCACAGTCCGCGGTGACCTCGACAAGATCGTCCGGGTCAACGACGAGTTCCGGTTCGGCTCCGACTACAGCTTCCCCTGCCACGCAGAGACCGCCTACCGCTCCAAGCAAGGCAACCTCTACACCCTCGAAACCCTCCTTTATTACGTCAACAACCACCATATCAAGCACACCGACTACATCCAGTGCGCCCGCACCCAGGGAATCCCCTCCGTCACTTTCCCCGACCGCAAGCCCCTCCTCGACTACCTCACCGGAAAGATCTCCTCCTCCGACTCCATAGAGTTCCTCCTCCCTCCCCAAAACGACGCCGTCCACCTCACCAAAATCTCTACCACCCTCGATGCCGCCAGCAACGCCAACCTCATCAGCAGCGACAACGGCCATTACGACGCTTCGGATTCTCGGGTTTTTACTCAAATCGAGACGCCGGTGGACTACATGTCGTTGATTTGCTCCAGCGAGCGCCCGTTGAAGGACCGGGAGGGATTGCTGGAGTGTAAAGGTAGGAACTTTTACGCCGTTTTGACCTCGGCGACGAAGCGAGAAGAGGAACGACAGCGTATTGAGTCCCAGCAGAGGAAGGATGGACTGGTGGCGAAGAGTAGGCTAATGGGTTCCGACGAGAGGGGCATGACCGGGTTCGGAGACGAATCGGGTTACGACCCGAACCCGAAGCCTAAATTGCACCTCAAGGGGGGTAAAATTGGGGAAGGTGTGCCCATAATTTTGGTGCCCAGTGCTTTTCAGACGCTGATCACGATTTACAATGTGAAGGAGTTTTTGGAAGATGGGGTTTATATACCCACTGATGTGAAGGTGAAGCAGATGAAAGGGGCGAAGCCGGACTGCGTGACGGTGCAGAAGAAGTTTAGCAGGGATAGGGATCGGGTGGTGACAGCTTATGAGGTTAGGGATAAGCCCTCGGCGTTGAAGGCGGAGGATTGGGACCGGGTTGTGGCGGTTTTCGTGTTGGGGAAGGAGTGGCAGTTCAAGGATTGGCCCTTCAAGGACCATGTTGAGATTTTCAATAAGA TTATGGGGTTTTTCATGCGGTTCGAAGATGATAGCGTGGAGTCGGCAAAGATTGTGAAGCAGTGGAATGTGAAGATCATCTCG ATTAGCAAGAATAAACGACATCAAGATAGAGCTGCGGCATTGGAGGTGTGGGACAGATTAGAAGAATTTGTGCGGTCAAGAGCACATTCTTGA
- the LOC103416849 gene encoding non-specific lipid transfer protein GPI-anchored 5-like: protein MAQKFEMSLVLVLVTMFLARAAAQSSCTNVIISMSPCLSYITGNSSTPSSGCCSQLASVVSSSPQCLCEVLNGGGSSLGINVNRTQALALPGACNVQTPPLSQCNAASPAGSPTGAADSPNEGPSGTGSKTVPSTQGSSSDGNSIKMSTPTQLFLLLATAYATFTMC, encoded by the exons ATGGCACAAAAGTTTGAGATGTCTCTAGTCCTTGTCCTAGTGACCATGTTCTTGGCAAGGGCAGCAGCCCAGTCTAGTTGCACAAACGTGATCATCAGCATGTCACCCTGCCTCAGTTACATTACTGGCAACTCCTCCACCCCTTCTTCCGGGTGCTGCTCGCAGCTCGCCAGCGTTGTCTCTTCCTCCCCACAGTGTTTGTGTGAGGTCCTTAATGGCGGTGGATCGTCGCTAGGGATCAATGTGAACCGGACTCAGGCTCTGGCATTGCCTGGTGCTTGCAATGTCCAGACTCCACCACTCAGCCAGTGCAATG CTGCTTCTCCGGCTGGCTCTCCAACAGGAGCAGCAGACTCTCCTAATGAAGGTCCTTCAG GAACCGGTTCAAAAACTGTACCATCGACTCAAGGCAGCTCGTCAGACGGAAACTCCATCAAGATGTCCACTCCGACTCAACTCTTTCTTCTCCTGGCTACAGCATATGCTACCTTCACAATGTGCTGA
- the LOC103403933 gene encoding proteasome subunit beta type-2-B, translated as MESIFGLVGDGFAVVAADTSAVHSILVHKSNEDKIMVLDSHKLVAASGEPGDRVQFTEYIQKNVALYQFRNGIPLTTAAAANFTRGELATALRKNPYMVNILMAGFDKEAGASLYYIDYIASLHKVEKGAFGYGSYFALSLMDRHYHSGMSVEEAIDLVDKCIIEIRSRLVVAPPNFVIKIVDKDGAREYAWRESIRDAGVAAA; from the exons ATGGAGTCCATCTTCGGTTTGGTAGGCGATGGCTTCGCCGTCGTGGCAGCGGACACTTCAGCCGTGCACAGCATACTGGTCCACAAGTCCAACGAAGACAAGATCATGGTGCTCGACTCCCACAAGCTCGTCGCTGCTAGCGGCGAGCCCGGCGACAG GGTTCAGTTCACGGAATACATACAGAAGAACGTGGCATTGTACCAGTTCCGGAATGGGATTCCGTTGACCACCGCTGCTGCTGCCAATTTCACCCGCGGCGAGCTCGCCACTGCCTTGCGAAAG AATCCATACATGGTGAACATCTTGATGGCTGGTTTTGACAAGGAGGCTGGGGCATCCCTTTACTACATCGATTACATTGCCTCTCTTCACAAGGTTGAGAAAGGAGCCTTTGGATATGGGTCGTACTTCGCACTCTCACTGATGGACAGGCACTACCACAGTGGCATGTCTGTGGAGGAAGCAATTGACTTGGTCGACAAGTGCATCATTGAGATCCGGTCAAGGTTGGTGGTGGCTCCCCCAAACTTTGTGATCAAGATTGTTGACAAGGACGGGGCAAGGGAATATGCATGGCGAGAGTCCATCAGGGATGCCGGTGTTGCTGCAGCATGA
- the LOC103425696 gene encoding non-specific lipid transfer protein GPI-anchored 20: MEIFVRFPGLVMAMAVALVLALPVSAQVSSPCTANMISSLSPCMSYLTNSSANGTSPTAACCNSLKSVTSTSRDCVCLLVTGSVPFQLPINRTLALSLPRACNIPGVPLQCQAAGAPSPAPGSLSPTLSPGASPSAPTASSVPEPTSSAESPESDNTQGLTPPSTTGGSAAPTATTGSRPVLTPSAATPSYSPSLLLLASGVLAFKFF; the protein is encoded by the exons ATGGAGATTTTCGTGCGGTTCCCCGGTCTAGTTATGGCAATGGCAGTGGCTCTGGTCCTGGCTCTGCCAGTCTCCGCCCAAGTCAGTTCCCCTTGCACCGCCAACATGATTTCTAGCTTGTCCCCTTGTATGAGTTATCTCACTAATAGCAGCGCCAATGGTACATCACCAACCGCAGCCTGCTGCAATTCGCTAAAATCCGTCACAAGTACTAGCAGGGACTGTGTGTGCCTCCTTGTGACTGGAAGCGTTCCCTTCCAGTTGCCAATCAACCGGACTCTAGCCCTCTCTCTTCCTCGTGCCTGCAACATCCCCGGTGTCCCTCTCCAATGCCAAG CCGCTGGTGCACCTAGTCCTGCTCCAG GCTCCCTGTCGCCAACTCTTTCTCCTGGAGCTTCACCATCTGCTCCAACAG CTTCCTCTGTCCCAGAACCCACCTCATCAGCTGAGTCACCGGAATCCGACAACACACAAGGTTTGACTCCACCATCTACAACAGGGGGCTCTGCAGCTCCAACTGCAACTACTGGGAGCCGCCCGGTTCTGACTCCATCGGCTGCCACGCCCTCTTACTCGCCTTCTCTTCTGCTATTGGCATCCGGCGTTCTAGCTTTCAAGTTTTTCTAG